The stretch of DNA ACGTAGAGTCCCTCATCATACCGGGCAAACTGATCGGGTTCCGCGTCGAACGAGGCTCGGTTGACCAACCGTGTGGATAGCCCGAACTTCTCCTGTAGCTCTTCTTTCCACTGCTTGGTCAAACCTCCTGGAGTGATGATCAGAATCTTCTTGATCGCCCCCCGGAAGAGGAGCTCCTTGATCAAGAGCCCGGTCATGATCGTCTTTCCCGCTCCGGTGTCATCAGCGAGGAGGAAGCGAATACGAGGAAGGGGAAGGAGGTAACGATAAACAGCCTCAATTTGATGCGGAAGGGGATCGACTACGCTGGAGTTGACAGCGAATAAAGGATCAAACTGATAGGCGATGCGGATACGTTCGGCTTCAGCGCCGAGAAGAAATGCGTTCGGATCGCCGTCCAACAGGCGAGTCGTCCCGCGAACTTTCTCCAACCTTCCGAGTTCTTCCTGAGATAACGGGCGAATTATGAAACGGTGGGACTGTGTTCCTATCCCCTCGATGAGTATCTTATCCCCAAACGGTGAGATCTCGCGGATCTCAACGAGCTCAGTAGAGTCTAATCCGGATACAACATCGCCTATCTTGAGATTCGGTTCCCTGCCGTCCACGTCCTCCAACGGATGG from Candidatus Bipolaricaulota bacterium encodes:
- a CDS encoding DEAD/DEAH box helicase; translated protein: MGDVVSGLDSTELVEIREISPFGDKILIEGIGTQSHRFIIRPLSQEELGRLEKVRGTTRLLDGDPNAFLLGAEAERIRIAYQFDPLFAVNSSVVDPLPHQIEAVYRYLLPLPRIRFLLADDTGAGKTIMTGLLIKELLFRGAIKKILIITPGGLTKQWKEELQEKFGLSTRLVNRASFDAEPDQFARYDEGLYVVSMDFLARNESCLNAAKATPWDFVVVDEAHKLSAYEYGRKLDPSKRYEAVEAIAKNTDHLLFLTATPHRGRKDTFRRLLMLLDEDLFQKDEYVTDRVREQVESYGADEETSVTRARNRFFLRRLKEEMVDWEKNPLFKPRHTRTIGYELTPEEKL